One window of Thiomicrorhabdus lithotrophica genomic DNA carries:
- a CDS encoding c-type cytochrome has translation MITMRKKIKPHSFWLAASVLVALFLVGCFGSSSSTDGVVEDSGIYFPIDGVDYSAITLDPGVDGLDAGARLLASQCAQCHGTYGVAVRDWPDLYGPGAVGTAMTTYQDLSYVNNMMHLHALAYTSDEVTLLKSYYSKINYTPLAGE, from the coding sequence ATGATTACAATGAGAAAAAAAATCAAACCGCACTCTTTCTGGTTGGCTGCTTCAGTTTTGGTTGCATTGTTTCTAGTAGGTTGTTTTGGTTCATCATCTAGCACAGATGGAGTAGTAGAGGATAGCGGGATTTATTTTCCAATTGATGGTGTCGATTATAGTGCAATTACTTTGGACCCTGGTGTAGATGGCTTGGATGCTGGAGCGAGATTGTTGGCGTCTCAGTGCGCTCAATGTCACGGAACTTATGGTGTGGCGGTTCGTGATTGGCCAGATTTATACGGTCCTGGTGCAGTGGGTACTGCAATGACAACTTATCAAGATTTATCGTATGTAAATAATATGATGCATCTTCACGCATTAGCTTATACCTCGGACGAAGTAACTTTATTAAAAAGCTACTATTCAAAAATTAACTACACACCATTGGCAGGAGAGTAA
- a CDS encoding mechanosensitive ion channel domain-containing protein: MNKITFFLLLFTLAFSNNSFAIEAQNTATNIESTTQNISIKEVKSLQQAVTQSETLAETDKSKLTIQLTQIESWINSANQALLTLKQQQNDTSNLNRREIEVKSILKNLESELQTTQNLTKNASTISTFPTILNAAQTDLDRANQNYLKWDATLNQFQILALDGAKQKITLENALKKLTPINQDALITNQQDLTVKIEKITRQSRLQLLDAQLQLLQFQLDNLGVLSKHAQIERDFWLSNKTLQLKIVSHIQGIVQTQKTEQAESELEQTVNTLIDASSPLYPIQAKLIQIQQDKTNLTRQEKQIQQKINATIETNNMLQADYARDKQIIELEGSREIVAQVLHKRVETLSTIRIQQSTVLRIKDQLNQAVLAQMLLTEGLRQATHQSPDMLVNALLSKNLQSTEFNRQELEDSILEIQSKYIEAAKELQNLYPSFISRLSELNSVYLQQQQQIQEYTQFLHNHLLWLPNVQAQSLLSIDALRASLEWFFAPQNYNALFSDINETISTQKAGIALWLLGIILLLSLRPRFKQSLELSSAKIASIRTDSIIYTLKAFGFTFLLTILVPFVFVGAASLFNDLNTPSEYTQRLTNSLINAGILTFILGGLQQICRPSGLAEKHLHWSISTVKSLYKELKWAVPFGALLIIIIGLNTDSVGPSDRQLIGRLGFVALMAGLMILIYRLWSYKSDIMRMVNNQTNQRSWAQLHFIWFPLLLLIPVFLIWSTLSGYYYSSLVIAERLNLTAGLLLIIYMFRELLLRSLYLSERKLHFSERVKQQEILATARQNSDENNSKQSSELPNIEEPEVNYDKLNNQVRQTVNLGYFLSLVIAIWFLWSDIFLALNLINDSTLPLLKSQVVDGVIQQVPLTLGDLIQGLTIGAVTLLVAKNLPGILEFTLLKYLPISNAARYAVSSLSQYVVAIIGFILIFRALGIEWSNIQWLVAALSVGLGFGLQEIVANFVSGIILLFEQPLRVGDIVTVDGVTGKVSKIRIRATTIVNWDRQELVIPNKQIITGQLINWSLSDPINRVKIDVGIAYGSDVRLAMKLLLETAQENSKVLKDPEPTVIFDSFGDNSLGLVLRGFTDDLESLIIIKSELRNAINDKLNEAGIVVSFPQRDVHLDTSSPLEIYLTKAQADKKE, from the coding sequence ATGAACAAAATAACTTTTTTTCTACTGCTATTTACCCTGGCTTTCAGTAATAACTCATTTGCAATTGAGGCTCAAAACACTGCTACAAATATAGAAAGTACAACGCAGAACATATCAATTAAAGAAGTAAAATCATTACAACAAGCCGTTACCCAATCTGAAACCTTAGCTGAAACAGATAAAAGCAAACTGACCATTCAGTTAACACAAATAGAAAGTTGGATAAATTCAGCTAACCAGGCCTTGTTAACCTTAAAACAACAACAAAACGACACCTCAAACCTCAATAGACGAGAAATTGAAGTTAAGTCGATTCTAAAAAACCTAGAATCGGAATTACAAACCACCCAAAATCTCACCAAAAACGCTTCTACGATTAGTACTTTCCCAACCATTCTTAACGCAGCTCAAACCGATTTAGACAGGGCAAACCAAAATTATCTAAAGTGGGATGCCACGCTAAATCAGTTTCAAATTCTAGCTTTAGATGGAGCTAAACAGAAAATCACCCTTGAAAATGCTTTGAAAAAGCTTACCCCAATCAATCAAGACGCTCTCATCACAAACCAACAAGACCTTACTGTAAAAATTGAAAAAATTACGAGACAATCGCGTTTACAACTACTTGATGCACAATTACAACTACTACAATTTCAACTCGATAATTTAGGTGTTTTAAGTAAGCATGCTCAAATAGAACGTGATTTTTGGCTAAGCAACAAAACATTACAACTTAAAATTGTCAGCCACATTCAAGGCATTGTGCAAACCCAAAAAACTGAACAAGCTGAAAGCGAATTAGAACAAACAGTTAATACTCTAATAGATGCTAGTAGTCCGCTTTACCCAATACAAGCTAAATTGATTCAAATTCAACAAGATAAAACAAACCTTACTCGTCAAGAAAAGCAGATTCAGCAAAAAATAAATGCCACTATCGAAACCAACAATATGTTGCAAGCTGATTACGCGAGAGACAAACAAATTATCGAGTTAGAAGGTTCACGCGAAATTGTTGCTCAAGTTTTGCATAAACGTGTTGAGACCTTATCTACTATTAGAATTCAACAATCCACCGTGTTAAGAATTAAAGATCAGTTAAACCAGGCTGTATTAGCGCAAATGTTACTCACTGAAGGTTTACGACAAGCGACACACCAATCACCTGATATGTTGGTAAATGCACTGCTTTCAAAAAACCTTCAAAGCACAGAATTCAATAGACAAGAGTTAGAAGACAGTATTTTAGAAATTCAAAGTAAATATATAGAAGCGGCAAAAGAGTTGCAAAACCTTTACCCCAGTTTTATTAGCAGGTTATCTGAACTTAATTCTGTCTATTTACAACAGCAACAACAAATTCAAGAATATACACAGTTCTTACATAACCACCTGCTATGGCTGCCTAATGTACAAGCGCAATCACTTCTTTCAATTGATGCTTTACGTGCAAGCTTAGAATGGTTTTTTGCGCCACAAAATTACAATGCACTATTTTCAGACATAAATGAAACTATAAGCACACAAAAAGCAGGAATTGCCTTGTGGTTATTGGGTATTATTTTATTACTGTCTTTACGCCCGCGTTTTAAACAATCATTAGAGCTAAGTTCCGCAAAAATCGCTTCAATTCGAACTGATTCTATTATTTATACCTTAAAAGCGTTTGGCTTCACCTTTTTATTAACCATACTCGTCCCCTTTGTATTTGTCGGTGCCGCTAGTTTATTTAATGACTTAAACACACCTTCGGAATACACTCAACGCTTAACCAATAGCTTAATAAATGCGGGGATTCTGACTTTTATATTAGGCGGCCTTCAGCAAATCTGTAGACCCAGTGGTTTAGCAGAAAAACATTTACACTGGAGCATTAGCACCGTTAAATCTCTTTACAAAGAGCTTAAATGGGCTGTGCCATTCGGAGCATTATTAATCATCATTATTGGACTAAATACAGATTCAGTTGGACCATCTGATCGCCAACTAATTGGCCGTTTAGGCTTTGTTGCGCTTATGGCTGGTTTGATGATTTTGATTTATCGTCTTTGGTCGTACAAGAGCGACATTATGCGAATGGTCAACAATCAAACTAATCAACGTAGCTGGGCACAATTGCACTTCATTTGGTTCCCGTTATTACTTCTTATTCCTGTGTTTTTAATTTGGAGCACGCTTTCTGGATATTACTATTCATCACTCGTCATCGCCGAGCGCCTAAATTTAACAGCAGGCCTACTATTAATCATCTATATGTTTAGAGAGTTATTGCTTAGAAGCCTCTATTTATCAGAACGAAAGTTGCATTTTTCTGAACGTGTTAAACAGCAAGAAATTCTAGCTACCGCCCGTCAGAACTCAGATGAAAACAACTCAAAACAATCCAGTGAGCTGCCTAATATTGAAGAACCCGAGGTCAACTACGACAAACTCAACAACCAAGTCAGACAAACCGTAAACTTAGGTTACTTTTTATCGCTTGTGATTGCTATCTGGTTTTTATGGAGCGATATTTTTCTTGCCTTAAACCTAATTAATGACAGCACGCTACCTCTTTTAAAATCCCAAGTGGTTGATGGCGTTATTCAACAAGTTCCGCTTACCTTAGGAGATTTAATTCAAGGCTTAACCATTGGTGCGGTCACGCTATTGGTTGCCAAAAATCTACCTGGGATTTTAGAGTTTACTTTACTAAAATATTTACCCATTAGTAACGCTGCACGTTATGCCGTTAGCTCTTTAAGTCAATATGTTGTGGCGATTATTGGATTTATTCTAATCTTTAGAGCACTTGGAATTGAATGGTCAAATATTCAATGGCTTGTAGCCGCCCTTTCGGTTGGTTTAGGTTTTGGCTTGCAAGAAATTGTCGCTAACTTTGTTAGCGGTATTATTCTATTATTTGAGCAGCCGTTACGTGTAGGCGATATTGTTACGGTAGATGGTGTTACGGGCAAAGTATCAAAAATTCGCATAAGAGCCACAACCATTGTGAATTGGGACAGACAAGAGTTAGTGATTCCAAACAAGCAGATTATTACTGGCCAACTTATTAACTGGTCTTTATCTGACCCAATTAACCGTGTCAAAATTGATGTCGGTATCGCTTATGGAAGTGATGTGAGACTTGCCATGAAGTTATTATTAGAAACGGCACAAGAAAACAGTAAGGTCTTGAAAGACCCAGAACCAACCGTTATTTTTGATAGTTTTGGTGACAACTCACTAGGATTGGTTCTACGAGGTTTTACTGACGACTTAGAAAGCTTAATTATCATTAAATCTGAATTACGTAATGCCATTAACGATAAGCTCAATGAAGCTGGTATTGTTGTGTCATTCCCACAAAGAGATGTGCACTTAGATACCTCAAGCCCATTAGAAATTTATCTGACCAAAGCACAAGCAGACAAAAAAGAATAA
- a CDS encoding acyl-CoA thioesterase → MFKLEMKVRDYECDIQGVVNNAVYQNYLEHSRHEFLLENNIDFVALANKGIHLVVVRAELDYKQSLKPGDALYITVELEKESRVKYVFVQKVYRSVDDKLMLQARTLGVALNEKGRPTSFEALENIVS, encoded by the coding sequence ATGTTTAAATTAGAAATGAAAGTTCGTGATTATGAATGTGATATCCAAGGTGTTGTGAATAATGCAGTTTATCAAAACTATTTAGAGCACAGCAGGCATGAGTTTTTATTGGAAAATAATATCGATTTTGTGGCTTTGGCGAATAAAGGCATTCACTTAGTTGTGGTGAGAGCCGAGCTAGACTATAAACAGTCTTTAAAGCCTGGTGATGCGTTATATATAACCGTTGAACTTGAAAAAGAATCGCGCGTTAAATATGTCTTTGTACAAAAGGTTTACCGATCGGTTGACGACAAACTTATGCTTCAAGCCAGAACATTAGGAGTTGCACTGAATGAAAAAGGCCGTCCAACGTCTTTTGAAGCCTTAGAGAATATAGTGAGTTAG
- a CDS encoding FAD-dependent oxidoreductase, protein MGKSTVGLEVRQALWSRRQLLKIGAGLMVGLSGLNSFNAFAAAPHVVVVGGGFGGATAAKYLKLWGKGTVNVTLIEPNASYSSPILSGMVVTNQLEVDRLDFGYNRLVDIHGVNILQDKVTAVDSGAKTVTLADGSSTLSYDRLILAPGIDFIDVPGWEPDKLPHAWSGRDQLVTLKDQLANFPVGGTFVIKIPKLPYRCPPGPYERASTVADYLRVNNKEANVIVLDAQADISIEADMFHAFYSEFGVEYRPNIEVTSVDSGDEEGNGRSITFSQAGGVAETVEADVINLIPDHKAGSIIFDAGLNVDNWAPINPLTYESTIVGKENIHILGDSQATAQVKGGQAANAQAKVCADAILRIMAGDSPYDTPITTVGCSAPVTQTKVNWAGKAWRYDPAADGGNGAMVVSAGNAATEPSELHLDAMLKWANNLFADTFG, encoded by the coding sequence ATGGGCAAGTCAACAGTCGGTTTAGAAGTGAGACAAGCACTTTGGTCACGTCGTCAATTGTTAAAAATTGGCGCTGGTCTTATGGTGGGGTTGTCTGGATTAAATAGCTTTAATGCCTTTGCAGCTGCACCTCATGTTGTCGTGGTTGGTGGTGGATTTGGAGGAGCAACCGCTGCAAAATATTTAAAGTTATGGGGAAAAGGAACTGTTAATGTAACTTTAATTGAACCCAATGCAAGTTACAGCTCTCCTATTTTGAGTGGCATGGTAGTAACCAACCAGTTAGAAGTGGATCGTTTGGATTTTGGTTACAACCGTCTTGTTGATATTCATGGTGTGAATATTTTGCAAGATAAAGTGACGGCGGTAGATTCAGGTGCAAAAACCGTAACACTTGCTGACGGTTCTTCAACCCTAAGCTATGATCGATTAATTCTCGCTCCAGGTATTGATTTTATTGATGTACCTGGCTGGGAGCCAGATAAATTGCCTCACGCATGGAGTGGTCGTGATCAGCTTGTTACACTTAAAGACCAATTAGCTAATTTCCCTGTTGGTGGTACCTTTGTTATCAAAATTCCGAAATTGCCTTATCGTTGCCCTCCAGGGCCTTACGAGCGTGCAAGTACCGTAGCAGATTATTTACGAGTAAATAATAAAGAAGCTAATGTCATTGTTTTGGATGCTCAGGCAGATATCTCTATAGAGGCCGATATGTTCCATGCCTTTTATAGCGAGTTTGGCGTTGAATACCGTCCAAATATTGAAGTCACAAGTGTTGATTCTGGTGATGAAGAAGGTAATGGTCGCTCGATTACATTTAGTCAGGCTGGTGGTGTTGCTGAGACAGTTGAAGCAGACGTAATTAACTTAATTCCTGACCATAAAGCAGGTTCTATTATTTTTGATGCAGGTTTAAATGTTGATAATTGGGCACCGATAAATCCGTTGACTTATGAATCAACAATTGTAGGTAAAGAGAATATTCATATTTTAGGAGATTCTCAAGCTACTGCACAAGTAAAAGGTGGCCAAGCGGCCAATGCTCAAGCTAAAGTTTGTGCGGATGCTATATTAAGAATTATGGCTGGAGATTCACCATATGACACACCAATTACAACAGTGGGATGTTCAGCTCCTGTGACACAAACAAAAGTGAATTGGGCGGGTAAAGCGTGGCGTTATGATCCAGCAGCAGATGGAGGAAATGGTGCCATGGTTGTAAGCGCAGGTAATGCTGCAACGGAACCAAGTGAGCTGCATTTAGATGCTATGTTGAAGTGGGCAAATAATTTGTTTGCTGATACTTTCGGATAG
- a CDS encoding c-type cytochrome translates to MNLKRAPFVLSGITMAVLLASCGGGGEGSDTATSLTTSSTTSVVSGTVPGTLIEAFCADGTYYHVNSTNDGTSEHPFSISLPNNVNCRLVMTTNENDPINKVVTAIQIDSGLVSSGLLNMSADFDLGYIDLAMDRADIDDVNGDGIKDTPLTVPLSLPDGVVLLSYSSDSLDSDGDDVLDYYDHDDDNDGLSDDVDSDDDGDGIDDVDEVDSDGDGIDDMYDRDDDNDGLSDDVDSDDDGDGISDDDDDDHNDDYDSGVDTVYTPVSEYNVTSGRLLASQCAQCHGTNGSSTNSWDSIAGESASELIEEMQEFKSGEEDEPIMEAQAHGYTDAEIQALASWLATQSSSDNDD, encoded by the coding sequence ATGAATCTTAAGCGAGCCCCATTTGTACTATCCGGAATAACTATGGCTGTTTTGCTAGCCTCTTGCGGAGGTGGAGGAGAAGGTAGTGATACAGCAACGTCTTTAACTACTTCATCAACCACAAGTGTCGTCAGCGGAACTGTTCCAGGAACATTAATTGAAGCCTTTTGTGCCGATGGTACTTATTATCATGTTAACTCAACTAACGACGGAACTTCTGAACACCCTTTTTCTATTTCACTACCTAATAATGTTAATTGTCGATTAGTGATGACAACTAATGAAAATGATCCAATTAATAAGGTTGTTACAGCCATTCAGATAGATTCAGGCCTAGTATCCAGTGGTCTGTTAAATATGTCTGCAGATTTTGATCTTGGCTATATTGATTTAGCAATGGATCGAGCTGACATTGATGATGTTAATGGTGATGGTATTAAAGATACCCCATTGACAGTGCCACTATCATTGCCTGACGGTGTAGTTCTACTAAGCTATTCATCTGACTCTTTAGATAGTGATGGGGATGATGTTCTTGATTATTATGACCACGATGATGATAACGATGGCTTGAGCGATGATGTAGATTCAGATGATGATGGTGATGGAATTGACGATGTGGATGAAGTTGATAGCGATGGTGATGGCATAGATGATATGTATGACCGCGATGATGACAACGATGGATTGAGCGATGATGTAGATTCAGATGACGACGGTGATGGTATATCAGATGATGACGATGATGACCATAATGATGACTATGATTCAGGCGTTGATACGGTTTATACACCGGTTTCAGAATACAACGTTACCTCTGGTCGTTTGTTGGCTTCACAGTGTGCACAGTGTCACGGAACAAATGGTTCTTCAACTAATAGTTGGGATAGTATCGCAGGTGAAAGTGCCAGTGAACTGATTGAGGAGATGCAGGAGTTTAAATCTGGTGAAGAGGATGAGCCAATTATGGAGGCTCAAGCACACGGCTATACCGATGCAGAAATTCAAGCCCTTGCAAGCTGGCTAGCGACGCAGTCAAGTTCAGATAACGACGATTAA